The nucleotide window TCAGGATTCTACATTCTGATGGTGAAATACCAACTAATGAAATATCCCTCTCTGCTATATGCCTATCTCCCTTTATCAATGTGAAAATAGTTCTCTTACTTTCTCTACCCTCACTCACCAACTGCAAACTGACCTGTACACTCATCTCTCTGCTAAACGTACCCTGAAAAAGCTACTAAGAATTCCAATCACAAGGTGACTAAGTTCCTTTTCTGACCTCATCTGCTTGAGCTTCTTCACTACACTTGTTACTGCTCATCAGCAGTCTTTCTTAAAAGGCCATGCCCATGAGTTTTCAGTGAGAGTTCTACTCTCCTGTTATTCTGTTATGTGTGGGCATTTGTTTTTTTTGGCCCTCCTTAGATGTTGGCATTCTGTCTTGGCTTGTGATTTTCCATCAACAGGCTCTTCTTGAGCCATTTGGTCTAAACTCAGGTCTTCAGTACTGAACATctgcatttttctcctttatcttctTCTCCATTTCACTCTCATAGTTTCTATAAGTTTCAGATTAATGATCTGGCCCCTTGTTGAGCTTGCTGTTATGACTTGAATTATGTTCCCCCAAAAGATGTTGAAGTCATAATACTCAGTATCtgtgaatgtgactgtatttgaaaatagggCCTTTGCAGATGGTCAAGTTAAGATGATGTCATTAGAGTAGGCCCTGAtgcaatatgactgatgtccttataaaaacaGAACATTTGGACACAAAGACAGATGTGTACCAAGAAGAGATGACGTGAGGACTCAGGGAGAaggtcatctacaagccaaaaaATGCCTGAGACTACTAGaagctaaaagaataaaaaaggcacAGAACACATTCTTCCTTATAGCCTTTaaaaggaaccagccctgccagcaccttgattttggacttctagagCTGTAAGACAATAAATTACTTTGAGAAACTTAGTTGGTGGCACTTTGTTAGAGCAGCCCTAGGAAGCTAATACACATGTCCACATGATTATCCCACTATTACCATTAACTCAACATGTCCCAAAGTCAAATCATGATCTTCCCCCTTGAAAAGGTCTCATCTTGCTACATTCCCTGGTTTAGTTGTTCAGACCACTCTCTATTCAGTCTGTCAGGTTAGAGACCCAGGACTCCTTAACACCTTTCTTCTCCTGCATCTAGTCAAATACCATGATCTTTCAGTTCTATCTTATAAACATTCTTCTTGTCTTCATCTCAGCTTTTTCTGCCCTTACCACTGCTGAGGTGAGTTCAGTCCTCAACACTGCTGTGTAGGCCACTGCACAGATGGTCATTTAACTAGTCTTCTTGATTCTGAAATTAGGTCAGAGTGTTCTGTCTAGAGAGAAAATCTGCCCATGTCAGTTTTGCTATGATTTCTATCATACTGCTTATAGGTTATACCTTGAACTCCCTAACACAGCAAACAAGACCTCCTTACTCTGACCACTCCCACTTCCCTAAAtccactttctttcctttcctaacTGATTATGCAGGCAAGTGATTCCCTTCAGAATCCATCCTGcttcttgattttattcttttgtgcaAGTTGGGCTCCAGTGTAAAGTATCTTACCACTTGATAAGATTTTACCACCATCCAGTGTAAAATATCTTACCACTTGATAAGATTTTACTGCCACTTGGAATCAGAACTCCTCATCTGGTCTTTCATGATGCCCTACATGTTCCTCTGTTATTGTACCTAAAACAGTGTAGTGCTATCAATTATTGTGTCTGTCCTCCACATTAGGATGGAGAATGACTGCCTCCTTTACTCCAGTGTCCCAAGATTCCAGATTCTGGAACATAACAAGATCTCAGTAAGTGCTGTGTTTATTCAAGCTTGGCCCTCTAAATCTTTCCCTTGATTTTTCACTCAGAACTATTGTCTATCACATTGCCTCTATATGAAATGACTCGATGCCTCTAATCTTTATTCTACACGGTAGAAATCAAAACAGGGGTCAATCCAGACCATGGTCCCCCACCAACACCTACACATtatcattttacaaaaatacaaattcattCATATTTGAGATTTATAAGTAATTGAACCACTGACTTATTTGGatcccagaagaagaaaaatgacagacTTACACTGGGTAATTTGTGAGCATTGTTGAAAACGAGAATTTACACAGGATTAGGCAGGTGGTAGGGAAACCACAAGGGATTCTGGAGAACCCTAGAGCTTGCCaaataaaggcaaataaaaaagaCTGGACAAGGAAGAGGGAAGTTATTAGAACATATGGAAACGGCTGCCTTCCTGGAGCTGTGAACTGCAATAGAAAGCTCAGCCTTCTGCACACCCCAAAAGAGAGACTGTCAGAGATAAACACCCACTGACTCTACCTATCTCCCTCAAAAATCTAGCAGAAGCCAGTGGACAAGGGAGTACAGGATACAATCCATATGGGTCAGCCTCTTGGAGCCTGAGCAGCATGGAGATAAATGGAGGACATACAGGGAAGAGCACATGGACAATACCCAACCCAATAAATAGAAAGTAGTATTAATTTCCACAAACAGGAAAAATCATTGCCCTAGTGAGGTTGTCACCCTggattaaaagttttaaaacattgtttcttGTATCCAGTACTGTAATCTAACATACAGCAAGCCCTCTTAATCCATTGTTAATTCTATGAAGATGACAACTGCATTCTTAGttatcattttatttgaatttttattcatcttacattcatctcaaaaaaaggtcTGAACAAAATAACGAACTGGTCTTATAATTGAAAAGAGCCACAGGAAACAAAATTCTTTTCACTGATATTTTCATCGCAGAAGCCTTCTATTTTATGCCACACGGTGCCTAATGACTTTTCCATCCAAGGTGGGATaactaagaaaggaaaatgacataGAATTTAAAACTTCAGCTGCTTCTATGGCTATAACCATACATAAAATCATTATCCTTTACCTTCACAAACGAGTGAGTTTTCTCTCTTTAGCCCAGTCTTGGACATCTGCTTCTCCAAATATGAGGTAGAAGATTAGTCCTGACAGGTTAATGGCAAACAGCAAAAAGAAGACATTCCTCCACCCAAACTCAGGGTCCTGGAGACACAAAATCCCAAGTCTGTATTACccctttcatatttttctatgaaACATTATATTAATAGTTCAGATGACAACATTCACTGCTGTGTTTCCATGTAGAAATTCATTTCCTGAAAGTGACTCGATAGTTAAATGGAAAggatttcaaaatacattcagaGTGTTCTTCATAAAGGGTATTTGGGGAACTTTGTGGTTAACCTAGATAAATGCATTTGTCACTATTTATCCAAGTGCCGTACATGTTCTCTTTTGCATGAATCTTGACTATGTAAGCTATGCTGAGAATCCTTTCAAGATTCTTCTTATGTTGTGCTGGAATTGTGAGAAGATTATGGGCTTTTGAGCTATACATGTTTAAGTTTGAAGAATTCTGATTGTTCATCCTCAATGTGGAAAGACTTATGCTAACAGATTTTCAGCTTAATTgttaggaaatgaaaataataacatttcattttcacaatttATGTGAGAATCAATAGTTAAATGAGTTTAGTGCATATGAAATACCTATACATACATCACACACTTAATGTTTGCTTTCATTATCGCCTTTTTGGCATGATTatgcaaatgaaaatttttaaatgtataattatttataattttctagaaattttgctttttaaatcaattaaattttaaaaggaactaTTTTATCACTATTTGAAATAGATAACCAGAATTACTTGCCTTTAATGAAAAGCAACCATAATGAATGCAATGAAACCAAAACACTGTTATTCtagtgaaaagaaaacaatgttcatagcagccttattgataatagccaaaaactggaaacaagtcAAATGTTCATAAGAGTACAATAGATAAATTGTGATTAGCCACACAATGAGACACTACACAGCAATATAAAAGAACAAACTATTATAACATCCACCGGATGAATCTCAAACACATGATGGACGAAAGAAGCTAGGGtatgtactgtatgattccatttctatgaaacgCAAGAATGGGAAAATATAATCTATGAAAACAGAAGTCAAGGTAATAGTTACAACTAGGAGGGGTACTGACTGGAAAGGAGCACAAAATAACCATCTGGGTAAtggaaatattcttttcttttctttctttttttttttttttttgagacagagtctcactttgttgccccggctggagtgcagtggcgcaatctgggctcactgcagtctccacctcgcgggttcaagcaattctcctgcctcagcctcctgagtagctgggactacaggtgcgcaccaccatgtctggataatttttttgtatttttagtagagacggggtttcatcgtgttgaccaggatggtcttgatctcctgacctcgtgatccacccgcctcggcctcccaaagtgctaggattacaagcgtgagccactgcgcccggccggaaatattcttttctaaaaaaaaaaaagaaaaacttttacgTTCAGAGGCACATATGCAGgtgtgttatataggtaaactcatgtaatggggggttgttgtacagataattcatcacccaggtactaagcctagtctccagtagttttttttttttttttttctgactctttccctcctcccacccttcactctCAAGTAAgatccagtgtctgttgttcccctccttgtgtccatgaaTTCTCATCCTTTGTcttttacttataagtgagaacatgtggtatttggttttctgttcctgcgttagtttgctaaggataatggcctccagcaccatccattttcctgcaaaagatatgatctcattctgCATAGTATTtgatggtgtatatgtaccatattttctttatccaatctgtcattgatggccatttatgttgattccatgtcttttctattgtgaatagtgctgcaaagaaCGTaagtgttcatgtgtctttatggtaaaacaatttacattcttttgggtatatatccagtaatggaattgctgggtagaatggaagatctgtttttagctctttgaggaatcgccacactgctttccgcaatggttgaactgatttacactcccaccaacagtgtgtaagtgttccctttcctctgtaaCCTCtccagcattttttattttttgtctttttaataatagatattctgactgctgtgagatgatctcattttggttttgatttgcatgtctctaatgatcagtgatatttagcttttttcatacctttgttggctgcatatatgtcttcttttttaaaatttttattttattttattattgttttttaaatttttttatttccataggtttttggggaacaggtgatatttggttacatgagtaagttctttagtggtgatatgtgagattttggtgcacccatcacccaatcAGTATACACTGAACCTGATTTGTAGTCTTTTAACCCTTATCCTCTTCCCACACCTTCACCCTGAGTCCTCAGAGTCCATTGTGTCACTCTTATGCCTtcgcatcctcatagtttagttcccacttataagtgagaatgtgtgatgtttggttttccattcctgagttacttcacttagaataataatctccaaTCCCATCagattgctgtgaatgccattaatccattcctttttatggctgagtagtattccatcatatatatatatcatatatttatgtatacaccacagtttctttatccactcattgattggtgggcatttgggttggttgtatatttttgcaattgtgaattgtgctgccataAACGTGTGTGCAactatcttttttgtataatgacttcttttctctgggtagatacccagtagtgggatggctggatcaaacaatagttctacttttagttttttaaggaatatccacactgttttccatgctggttgtactagtttacattcctaccaacagtgtagaagtgttccctgttcaccacatccaggccaacatctattattttttgatttttttattatggacaaccttgcaggagtaaggtaatattgcactgtggttttgatttgcatttccctgctcattagtgatgctgagcattttttcatatctttgttggACATCTGGTGGGGAAGGAacatcctattcaacaaatggtgctgggataattggcaagccacatgtaggagaatgaaactggattctcatctctcaccttatacaaaaatcagctcaagatggatcaaggacttaaatctaagacctgaaactataaaaattctagaagataacatcagaaaaacccttctagacattggcttaggcaaggatttcatgaccaagaacccaaaagcaaatgcgataaaaacaaaaataaatagctgggacttaattaaactaaagagcttttgcacagcaaaaggaacagtgaGCAGaattaacagacaacccacagactgggggaaaattttcacaatctatatgtctgacaaaggactaatatccagaatttacaacaAGCTCAAATAAGTTagcaagacaaaaataaacagtcccatcaaaaagtgggctaaagacatgaatagacaattctcaaaaaaagaacgtatatgtcttcttttgaaaagaatctgttcatgttctttgatCACTCTTTAAAGGGTTTGTTTGTGTTTCATAAACTTAACTTCCTTGTAGATACTGGATACAAATTAAAAGTATTGCCAGAAACATAGCAGGTTGGCAGTTATGCGTGGAATCATTATCCCAAGACACCTATGCAACTGTGTGGTTTCAGTTTCAAAGATAGCAATCGATATTTAGTTCCTTTCTTGAGAATGAACCAGGTTTTAGGTCACCAAAGAAATGatcctatatttttctttaccaGGTTCATCTTAATGACAAATTACCCacaatttaactttatttttcaatatttgaatACATGCTATTACCTTTATAAATGGATTTAGCAGAGCATTTTTGGAGTCCTTCATGACAAAAAAATTGTACCTGACTAAGAAGAAATCCACTGACAGTGGGTACAATGACAGGTGCCATGCTCGAAAATCCCCTTGATGCTCCCATGAGAAAACTGGAATGCCTGTGGGTGACAGGAATGTTCCAGTCTAGATCCAGAGATGTTTGACAGTATCCTTCAGCCCTGATCTATGAATGAATCTATAACTCAATTacattttacaattatatttagTTATAATTAGACAATTATATCAAAAAGGACTTGCACTATGTATATACAAGGAGAGGGATGAAGACAAATCAATACCCCTCCCTCAACATCCCTGAAAAAAATGGCCACAGGTCTATCTGTGGTCCTTCCCTATGGTTTATTCATTTCCTAAATTTGGGGATCCCAGAAAGCTGAAAGCtaaatcttttaaagaaaatgtgaaactgAGAGTGGGGAACAGAGTCCTACCTTGGAGCAATATCTAAGACATTGATATAAATCCCTGACTGACACAATGTGCTTAATGCACATGAGAGCGTCAGCAAGGCAGTTGCTGTGATATAGCTGGAATTGAGGTAGGGCAGAGACACAATGAgtgctgaagcaggaagatttcCTAGGGAATgaagaacaaacaaattaaacAGTGAGATGCACTCTTTGGCTGTTGTATGCTATGCGAATTATCTGACCCTCAGGCTCTGTTCTTACCTAAAATTGTGGCAATTTTCCTCACAGTGATGAGTCTAAAATTTTTGGTTAGAAGGAAATCTGCTAGATAGCCTCCCACTATGCCTATGACCCAGGCAACAATAAAAGGAAGGGCAGATAGAAGTCCATTCTAAAGAGAAAAGATTGAGTAAATTACCATAATAAAGGCAGTGAGACCACAACTTTTGTTGAAAAATTACTACTAATAATACTGACGCTCTGAAATCATACTTTCTTAGGAAAATCAGTAACCTCTTAAATCATACCGCAAAAAAGCTACTGgcatgaatattaaatattagattatttttggtaataagaaatacatttctctaaGTGGAATGATTAGTGAGGGCAGAGTAATTGGTCAGCCATGCaagcaggagaaaggaagggaaggaaacatACTCACGTCTCTGATGTTAATATGGTACACAGAGCTGATGTAAGTTGGTATGTATACAACCATTGTGCTAACTAACCATTGATGGCTGAAACAGCCTAAACATATGGACCAAATGGGTAGAGATCTGAGCACAGCTTTGATGGGAAGAGGCTGCTGAGAAGACCTGACCTGAAAACAAATTTACTGTCAGAATGGCAAATCCAAGAGATGCTCACACACTTAGTCACccttaaaaatacagatataagGTCTCAAGAAAATTCAGATACAAGGTCTCAGGAAAGTGTTGGTGTCTTTGTATGTACCTGCTGTTTCAAGGAGGATGTGATGTATTCTTTTTCTGAGGTGCTTATCCATGGATAGGAAGTGGGGTCATCATAAATCACAATAAACCAGAGAAGGCAGCAGACACAGCCAACACCTCCTGTAGGCACAGGGTACATTTGGTAAATGGgctgttttctgctttttgggTGAATTTCTTTTAGTTGGGATATTTTCTGACATAAGTTCTAGGAAAAGCTCATGTTCATTATATcccttttccatttcttaaaCAATTCGCCCATTTTACATTTcctgtttatttgtgtgtgtgtggaaattaCAGAGCCTAGAAGTGGCACTATACTTGAtatctcaatatttttaatattagccattctgataggtatgtAGAGATACctcatggtttttatttgtatttcttaaataactgaGGAtgagttgagcatcttttcatgtgcctattttccctctatctatctttttttggTGAAGGGTTTTTGCccaatttgtttttggtttttttattattgagttttgagaattaTTTACTCATTCTGAATAAAAGTCCTTATTATACATgtgttttgcaattattttctcctgggatcagcttgtctttttattatccTAACAATGCTTTTTGATGAGGatacatttttaactttgatgaaatccaatttatcaattaattttatgaatcatgcttttggtgtcatatttaggAAATCATTGCTTAAATAAGAAAGATTATCTCCTATGTCTTCTTCTAGAAGGATaatttcaggttttatatttaggtctggGATTCATTTTGGTTTAGTTTTTATATATGATCCAAGGTATGGATGgaagttcattttttttgcatgtggatatccaatttttgAGCACTTTCTGTTAAAGAGACTATCCTTTATATATTGAACTTTTCTCAGAGATCAGTTCAGTTTACTTTATATGAAGTAAATAGAATCATGAGTCTAT belongs to Macaca thibetana thibetana isolate TM-01 chromosome 4, ASM2454274v1, whole genome shotgun sequence and includes:
- the SLC17A3 gene encoding sodium-dependent phosphate transport protein 4 isoform X1; the protein is MATKTELSPKARESKNAQDMQVDEVLIPRKVPSLCSARYGIALVLHFCNFTTIAQNVIMNITMVAMVNSTSPQSQFNGSSEGLPVDSFGNLNKAPESLSAKAPVYDWSPQIQGIIFGAVGYGGILTMAPSGYLAGRVGTKRVVGISLFATSFLTLCIPLAADFGIVFLIVTRIVQGLSQCSVIGGQFAIWEKWGPPHERSRLCSIALSGMLLGCFSAILIGGFISETLGWPFVFYIFGGVGCVCCLLWFIVIYDDPTSYPWISTSEKEYITSSLKQQVRSSQQPLPIKAVLRSLPIWSICLGCFSHQWLVSTMVVYIPTYISSVYHINIRDNGLLSALPFIVAWVIGIVGGYLADFLLTKNFRLITVRKIATILGNLPASALIVSLPYLNSSYITATALLTLSCALSTLCQSGIYINVLDIAPRHSSFLMGASRGFSSMAPVIVPTVSGFLLSQDPEFGWRNVFFLLFAINLSGLIFYLIFGEADVQDWAKERKLTRL